A window of the Fusobacterium varium genome harbors these coding sequences:
- a CDS encoding NrtA/SsuA/CpmA family ABC transporter substrate-binding protein, which produces MIKKILISLGVVGMLLISGCGKEKVSEINVTYVKSPLNIPSILEKNMDMFGKEFKKDNISVKFHELTTGPEQTQALAAGELDFLHALGGTSAIIAASNGVDLKITNVYSRSPKGFMLLTKSGIKSPEELRGKKVAGPKGTILHQLLLAYLGKGDLKVEDIEFINMGLPEAMAALQGGSVDAALLAGPVALKAMKNGATVVTNGEGLVEGLVVTAVSGKFLKENPELVKRFLKVNDDAVKFIDTNFDEAIKITAEDTGLTEKEVLELYPLYDFNSEIKESDIKDLVNTQEFLLENGLQEKKIDIVDILIK; this is translated from the coding sequence ATGATAAAGAAAATTTTAATTAGTTTAGGGGTAGTAGGAATGCTTTTGATATCAGGTTGTGGAAAGGAAAAAGTAAGTGAGATCAATGTAACTTATGTAAAATCTCCACTTAATATTCCATCTATTCTTGAAAAAAATATGGATATGTTTGGAAAGGAGTTTAAGAAAGATAATATCTCTGTAAAATTTCATGAGCTTACAACAGGACCAGAACAAACACAAGCTTTAGCAGCTGGAGAGTTAGATTTTCTACATGCATTAGGAGGAACATCAGCAATAATAGCAGCATCAAATGGAGTTGATTTAAAGATAACAAATGTATATAGTAGATCTCCAAAAGGATTTATGCTTCTTACTAAATCAGGAATTAAATCACCAGAGGAATTAAGAGGAAAGAAAGTAGCAGGACCAAAGGGAACAATACTTCATCAACTTCTATTAGCTTATTTAGGAAAGGGAGATTTAAAAGTTGAGGATATAGAGTTTATTAATATGGGACTTCCAGAGGCTATGGCAGCTTTACAAGGGGGAAGTGTAGATGCAGCACTTCTTGCAGGACCGGTAGCTTTAAAAGCTATGAAAAATGGAGCAACAGTGGTGACAAATGGAGAGGGATTAGTTGAAGGATTAGTAGTGACAGCAGTAAGTGGAAAATTCTTAAAAGAGAATCCTGAATTAGTAAAAAGATTTTTAAAAGTAAATGATGATGCAGTTAAGTTTATTGATACAAATTTTGATGAGGCTATTAAGATAACTGCAGAAGATACAGGATTAACAGAGAAAGAGGTATTGGAACTTTATCCATTATATGATTTTAATAGTGAGATAAAAGAGAGTGATATTAAAGATTTGGTAAATACTCAAGAGTTTTTATTAGAGAATGGATTACAAGAGAAGAAAATAGATATAGTTGATATATTAATAAAATAA
- a CDS encoding ATP-binding cassette domain-containing protein: protein MTTMKNMYKLKNLQKIFKDGEKEKEVLKNIDLEIYNDKITVILGKSGCGKTTLLRIIAGLENITSGEIDFYNKNGEKSSSKIGMVFQESRLMPWLTVKENIEIHGFKDRDDKYLKMVDLLESKNLYPSKLSGGMAQRVAIARALAYSPDTLLMDEPFSALDYFTRLKLQNALLKIYEETKVGIIFVTHNIDEAISIGHNIIVINDGNISAYEIDKKYPRDIEDIQLIRLKKEILNKINS, encoded by the coding sequence GTGACTACAATGAAGAATATGTATAAACTTAAAAATTTACAAAAAATATTTAAAGATGGAGAAAAGGAGAAGGAAGTTTTAAAAAATATAGATTTAGAAATATATAATGATAAGATAACAGTAATTTTAGGAAAGAGTGGTTGTGGAAAAACAACTTTGCTTAGAATAATAGCTGGATTGGAAAATATAACTTCTGGGGAGATAGATTTTTATAATAAAAATGGGGAGAAAAGTAGTTCTAAAATTGGGATGGTATTTCAAGAGAGTAGATTGATGCCTTGGCTCACAGTTAAAGAAAATATTGAGATACATGGATTTAAAGATAGAGATGATAAGTATTTGAAAATGGTTGATCTATTAGAAAGTAAAAATCTATATCCAAGTAAACTTTCTGGAGGGATGGCACAGAGAGTGGCAATAGCAAGGGCATTGGCTTATTCTCCAGACACTCTATTAATGGATGAACCTTTTTCTGCACTAGATTATTTTACAAGGTTAAAACTTCAAAATGCTCTCTTAAAAATATATGAGGAAACAAAAGTTGGAATCATATTTGTAACTCACAATATAGATGAAGCAATAAGCATAGGACATAATATAATAGTGATAAATGATGGAAATATCTCAGCTTATGAGATAGATAAAAAGTATCCTAGAGATATTGAGGATATTCAACTGATCAGGTTAAAAAAAGAGATTTTAAATAAAATAAATAGTTAA